From the Betaproteobacteria bacterium genome, the window CATAAGCTTTGAACTCCCCTTCGGGCGTCCCCGCGAAAACCAATCCGCCCCCAGTCGTCATGACACCGCTCATGAAGGGAGAGGGAGCTTTCACCGTCCATTTCTTCTCCCAGCTCTTGGCGTCGAAAGCCACTAACTGGCCGTGGCCCTTGTTCCACTTGATGCTGCCGATACCCCAATGCGGTTTGCCCTCCGCCAGCTCGCCCTTCGCGCTCTTGATGTCCGTGCAGATCTCGCGGCTGGGGATGAAGACCATCTGCTTATCGGGACTATAGGCCATCGGGTTCCACCACTTGCCGCCTTCGGAGGCCGGGCGGATGTCCTTCGCTTCGTAGGTGTAGCTTGGCACCTTTTCGGGATTGACCATTGGGCGGCCATCCGGTGTGAAGCCGGTGGACCAGCTCACCTTGGAAATCTCCTTGCCGTAGACGAATTTGCCGTTAGTGCGATCGATGCTATAGAGGTAGCCGTTACGGTCACCGTGTAGCCATACCTTCTTGCCGCCGAGATCGGCGAGGATGTGCTCGTTCACGCCATCGAAATCCCAAACGTCGAAGGGCGTGTACTGGAAGTGGAATTTGATGGCGCCGGTGTCCGCGCCCAAGGCCAGGGTGGAATTGGAGTAGAGGTTGTCACCTTCGCGCCCCACGCCGTCCCAATCGGGGTTGGGATTGCCAGTGGCCCAATAGACAGTGTTGAGCGCGGGATCGTATGAGCCGGTGATCCAGGCGGACGCGCCGCCATATTTCAGGTTATCCAAATCGCTGCCCCAGGTATCGGAGCCCGGCTCGCCCGGCTCGGGAATGGTGTAACGCCGCCAGGCCTGCTTGCCGGTTTCCGCATCCAGGGCTTCGATGAACAGCCGCGTCGGGTATTCCGCGCCGGACAGGCCAACAAGAACCTTGCCCTTTACCACGAGCGGAGCAACGGTCATGGTGTAGGCGTTCTTGTGATCGCCCAGCGTGACATCCCAGACCTTTTTGCCTGTCTTCATATCGAGTGCCACCACGTGCGCATCGGGTGTGCTGACGAAGACTTTGTCACCGTACAAGGCCGCCCCGCGATTGCCGATGTCGCAGCACATGGTCTTGCCGATGTCCTCCGGCAGCGGATGATTGTATTGCCAGATCACGGTGCCAGACTTGGCGTCCACGGCGAAGGTGCGGCCGTGCGACGAAGTGACATACATGACGCCGTTATGCACCAAGGGCGTGGTGTTCTGCGCGTCGAGCACGCCGAAGGAAAATGACCACTTGGGGACTAGCCGCTTGACGTTCTTGGAGTTTACTTGCTTCAACTGACTGTGGCGGGTGCTCATGTAATCGCGCCCCACCATGCGCCAGCTATCGTTTTCCTTGTGTGCGTTGAGCAACATGTCGTCGGTCACCCCTTGAGCGAAGGCCACGCCTGCCATGAAAGCCATGGGTAATGCGCTAAGCATGACCGGTGCGCTTCCACACTTCTGATTTGACCGCTTGGAATCAATTTTTCTATCGCCTCCCAAAAAAATTAATTAAGAACCCATGTCCAAGTATTTCCTCGGAGCGGAAGCGAATGACGCCCCACCCTTTGGTGTCTGTTGAGTCCTGGGCTGCCGCGCGAATAGACTAGCCGCAGATGTTGGTGGAATGCAATTAGTGATCTCAGGCACTGTTCGATCCTCCGTGCGCTCATGAGACCGAATACCAGCCGAATTAGGTTAATCTGGAGTCTTCGGAATTTCCTTGGGGCATCCCATGCGCTGGAGAAACATCCTGGCTCTGTGCGCGCCCCTCTTTGCTGGGGCGGCATGGGCCGCCGAGAACTGGGTCGAAGTAGGCGCCGATCCCCAGGGTAAGTATTATGTCGATGCCAACTCCCTGCACGTTGAGGGAGAGACCGCGCGGTTCCGCAAGAAGGGCGTGTACAACTTCATGATTCTGGAAATCTTCGGTGAGAAGAAGGTTTCCTTTCGCGAGAGCGTGGGCACCATCGAGATCGATTGCGCGCGCAGAATTCATCGCATGGTTCAGATGGATATCGTGGGCCCGGATGGGAAAGTTCAGTGGACCACGGGCAAGATGAACCGCATGTGGGAGGACATTCCTCCGGACTCGCTGGCGAATGAAACGCACGCCTATGTGTGCCGTGGAATGACGAGTTCTTAATGAATAGACCCGCGCCAGACCCCTTCAAGGATATCCTCGCCGCCGGTGTCACGCCAGAGCGCCTGCAACACAACCTGGCGGCCTTTGGCGCCATCCTCGCGCACATCAAGAAGCTGCGCGAACTAGATTTGACGGACGTCCATCCCGCGGTGATCTTCGAGCCCACTTCGCCTTACCGCAAAAGGACCAAAGGGTGAAGGCGGCTTTGTGGGCGCAGCCCATCGAGAAACTGGCCCCCTTGATCCGAAGCGGCAAGGTCTCGCCCGTGGCGGTGGCGCAAAGCTGCCTGGAGCGCATAGCCGCCCACGATGGCAAGCTCATGAGCTTCATCCACGTGGCGCAAGATGCATTGGAGCAAGCCCGCCAGGCCGAAGTCCAGATCAAGAGCGGAAACTGGTTGGGGCCGTTGCATGGCATCCCCATCAGGGACTTCTTCGAAATACTATGCATTTGGTTCCTCCGGCTGGGTGATGAATTAGGAATAACTTGATGGTGTCGTGAGACGGCTTGGTCGTGTATTTCTGCGCACACACTTGGCAATAACCAGACCAAACGGGCGCCCGCACCGGTGCCATTGTATTGCCTGCGTTTTTCGCTTTTCATGGCAAGGTGCGTGCATCGCCGCGCCGAATACTAGCACCACGCTGGTGCGCCTTGCCTTCGAATGGAGCGCTACTCGGGTTAGTATTGCGGGCACCGGCTTGACACCGGCATATCCGAATCCCATGGCCAGTCACCCCCTCGAATCCGCCGTCCAATTCGCCGCCGAACACGAAACCTCCTGGAGCAGGGAGACGGGAGATCGGTGGGGAATCCATCAAAACGATCCGCCGCCTTGGAACCGCCTCTTGGGACCTGTGCACGCGCGCGGACCGGTGTCGGGAGTCATCCTTCAAGATGGGAAGGAACTCATCTCGTGGGGTGAACCTGATCGTGCGGACCTTACCTTCAGCGTCGCCAAAACTTATCTCGCGCTGCTGACGGGTGTCGCGCACGACCATGGTCTATTGCCAGATGTGAACGAAGCGGTGGGCGCGCGCGTGCGCGGAATCGGCTTCGATGAAGGGCGCAACGCCCAAATCACCTGGGCCCATCTGCTGCAACAGACGAGCGAGTGGGAAGGCGAGTGCTTCGGTATCCCCGAGCAAGTGGAACGCTACCGCGTGGTGCAGTTTCAGGATGTCAAGGAGGCGGGCAGGAAAGGCGATCCG encodes:
- a CDS encoding PQQ-dependent dehydrogenase, methanol/ethanol family, giving the protein MLSALPMAFMAGVAFAQGVTDDMLLNAHKENDSWRMVGRDYMSTRHSQLKQVNSKNVKRLVPKWSFSFGVLDAQNTTPLVHNGVMYVTSSHGRTFAVDAKSGTVIWQYNHPLPEDIGKTMCCDIGNRGAALYGDKVFVSTPDAHVVALDMKTGKKVWDVTLGDHKNAYTMTVAPLVVKGKVLVGLSGAEYPTRLFIEALDAETGKQAWRRYTIPEPGEPGSDTWGSDLDNLKYGGASAWITGSYDPALNTVYWATGNPNPDWDGVGREGDNLYSNSTLALGADTGAIKFHFQYTPFDVWDFDGVNEHILADLGGKKVWLHGDRNGYLYSIDRTNGKFVYGKEISKVSWSTGFTPDGRPMVNPEKVPSYTYEAKDIRPASEGGKWWNPMAYSPDKQMVFIPSREICTDIKSAKGELAEGKPHWGIGSIKWNKGHGQLVAFDAKSWEKKWTVKAPSPFMSGVMTTGGGLVFAGTPEGEFKAYGQDTGKELWSYQTGSGIVGSPISYVIGGKQYIAVPSGFGGWTGWATIGGGGAPHLKDIRKGGYVTVFGLFDD